The genomic region ACACCGCGGCATTGGCCTGGGCGCCGGAATGCGGCTGGACGTTGGCGTAGTCGCAGTCGAACAGCGCCTTGGCCCGCTCGATGGCCAGGCGCTCGGCCACATCCACGTGCTCGCAACCGCTGTAGTAGCGCTTGCCCGGATAGCCCTCGGCATACTTGTTGGTGAACACGGTGTTCTGGATGGCCATCACCAGCGGACTGGCGTAGTTCT from bacterium harbors:
- the glyA gene encoding serine hydroxymethyltransferase (catalyzes the reaction of glycine with 5,10-methylenetetrahydrofolate to form L-serine and tetrahydrofolate) yields the protein MYDPSLTLSDFDPELAAAVLREERRQEDHAELIASENYASPLVMAIQNTVFTNKYAEGYPGKRYYSGCEHVDVAERLAIERAKALFDCDYANVQPHSGAQANAAV